One genomic window of Halorubrum hochsteinianum includes the following:
- a CDS encoding ABC transporter permease, whose protein sequence is MFGVSVITFGMFHLTPGDPVTQLVALNPDVTAAEEAALRERWGLSGPVWEQYLDWISNVLVGDFGQELQTGREVSDIVWRRLPETIALGLFGWAFALIIAIPAGVYAAVNKDQLGDTVSRFLALSGISIPNFWLGLMLILIFSLYLGLFPVLAPSRSSLISPEMLRYLILPGITIGTASAASIMRVMRTSMTEELNKEYVTAARAKGLPERTVILKHVLRNSLISVVTLAATLTASIVAGSVVVEVVFNWPGLGREFIDAINQREINVVMAITLFTGFFVILANLVADIVYAALDPRIRYD, encoded by the coding sequence ATGTTCGGGGTGTCGGTGATCACCTTCGGGATGTTCCACCTGACTCCCGGCGACCCGGTCACCCAACTCGTCGCGTTGAACCCGGACGTGACGGCGGCCGAAGAGGCCGCGCTCCGCGAACGCTGGGGGCTCTCGGGCCCCGTCTGGGAGCAGTACCTGGACTGGATCTCGAACGTGCTCGTCGGCGACTTCGGACAGGAGCTCCAGACGGGGCGCGAGGTCTCCGACATCGTGTGGCGGCGGCTCCCCGAGACCATCGCGCTCGGTCTCTTCGGCTGGGCGTTCGCGCTCATCATCGCCATCCCGGCGGGAGTCTACGCGGCGGTCAACAAAGACCAGCTCGGCGACACCGTCAGCCGCTTCCTCGCGCTGTCCGGGATCTCGATCCCGAACTTCTGGCTCGGCCTGATGTTGATCCTGATATTCTCGCTGTATCTGGGTCTCTTCCCGGTGTTAGCGCCGTCGAGATCGTCGCTCATCTCCCCGGAGATGCTGCGGTATCTCATCCTCCCGGGGATCACCATCGGGACCGCCTCGGCGGCGAGCATCATGCGCGTGATGCGGACGTCGATGACGGAGGAACTGAACAAGGAGTACGTCACCGCCGCCCGCGCGAAGGGGCTCCCCGAGCGCACGGTGATTCTCAAACACGTGCTGCGGAACTCCCTGATCTCGGTCGTCACGCTCGCGGCGACGCTCACGGCCTCTATCGTGGCCGGCTCGGTCGTCGTGGAGGTCGTGTTCAACTGGCCGGGGCTCGGACGGGAGTTCATCGACGCCATCAACCAGCGAGAGATCAACGTCGTCATGGCGATCACCCTCTTTACCGGGTTCTTCGTCATTCTCGCGAACCTCGTCGCCGACATCGTGTACGCGGCGCTTGACCCGAGGATCCGATATGACTGA
- a CDS encoding ABC transporter substrate-binding protein, giving the protein MVELIAESMEQTGYFNTTVETYEWNTYVGRVLDPEYQNNGYVPCIGLSGTFNPGSFCNALHHSDNVGQCCNLNGINDSELDDLMDSARYGVEVAEDAELRAERYDEVWNYLADERYSSITHFNLATSVSNTDLHGFEMWPFQEGMYSYNMFAPQDEQIMWVDRENAAGDSDLSDLSEGGTLSLAVGANIESFDPPHSTDTTSTLAQGFIYEGLTANDAQGNVYPWLAESYELRDTQDIDRTAYADYMSTVGTTEEGAIDTDEQVVVPHPEDNPAEDDEVRVLLPDDAAEAVEDGTYGMQYRYNLQEGVEFHNGDELTAEDVVATFEYVENSDISAQTFDSLLTAVQVDEYTVDLYAQVADAEAERELPSPLILNATQIEEVEKGNIDPREGNTPIGTGPYEFSEFEDAQYYEVTKFDNYWTEQKGVSEAFSWFDGSSDFPDGPVIDGFEVEIVPDDSTRSGALQNGEIDSTYGINTSTLDDFDSSEEFLVYSVETGGYEYIQYPVNVAPFDDARLRQAINHLIPRERIVENVFSGYGRPAWTPIPQLAQGSGTADAEALEEELRPMNEYNVERAEELLEQVAADN; this is encoded by the coding sequence ATGGTCGAGCTCATCGCCGAGTCGATGGAGCAGACCGGCTACTTCAACACGACCGTCGAGACGTACGAGTGGAACACGTACGTCGGTCGCGTCCTCGACCCCGAATACCAGAACAACGGGTACGTTCCGTGTATCGGCCTCTCCGGAACGTTCAACCCCGGTAGCTTCTGTAACGCCCTCCACCACTCCGACAACGTCGGTCAGTGTTGTAACCTCAACGGGATCAACGACTCCGAACTGGACGACCTGATGGACTCCGCTCGGTACGGCGTCGAGGTCGCCGAAGACGCCGAACTCCGCGCGGAGCGGTACGACGAGGTCTGGAACTACCTCGCGGACGAGCGGTACAGCTCGATCACCCACTTCAACCTCGCCACCTCCGTCTCGAACACGGACCTCCACGGATTCGAGATGTGGCCCTTCCAGGAGGGGATGTACAGCTACAACATGTTCGCGCCGCAGGACGAGCAGATCATGTGGGTCGACCGCGAGAACGCCGCGGGCGACTCCGACCTCTCGGACCTCTCCGAGGGCGGCACGCTGTCGCTCGCGGTGGGCGCGAACATCGAGTCCTTCGACCCCCCGCACAGCACCGACACGACCTCGACGCTGGCGCAGGGGTTCATCTACGAGGGGCTGACCGCAAACGACGCGCAGGGTAACGTCTACCCGTGGCTCGCCGAGAGCTACGAACTCCGCGACACGCAGGACATCGACCGGACCGCGTACGCGGACTACATGTCGACGGTCGGCACCACCGAGGAGGGCGCGATCGACACGGACGAGCAGGTCGTCGTCCCGCACCCGGAAGACAACCCCGCCGAAGACGACGAGGTCCGTGTCCTGCTCCCCGACGACGCCGCCGAGGCGGTCGAGGACGGCACCTACGGGATGCAGTACCGGTACAACCTCCAGGAGGGGGTCGAGTTCCACAACGGCGACGAACTCACCGCGGAGGACGTGGTCGCGACCTTCGAGTACGTCGAGAACTCGGACATCTCCGCACAGACGTTCGACTCGCTTTTGACCGCGGTCCAGGTCGACGAGTACACGGTCGACCTGTACGCGCAGGTCGCCGACGCCGAGGCCGAGCGCGAGCTCCCCTCGCCGCTCATCCTCAACGCCACGCAGATCGAGGAGGTCGAGAAGGGCAACATCGACCCGCGCGAGGGTAACACCCCGATCGGGACGGGCCCCTACGAGTTCTCCGAGTTCGAGGACGCCCAGTACTACGAGGTCACGAAGTTCGACAACTACTGGACCGAACAGAAGGGCGTCAGCGAGGCGTTCAGCTGGTTCGACGGCTCCAGCGACTTCCCCGACGGACCGGTCATCGACGGGTTCGAGGTCGAGATCGTCCCCGACGACTCCACCCGGTCCGGAGCGCTTCAGAACGGCGAGATCGACTCCACGTACGGAATCAACACGTCGACGCTCGACGACTTCGACTCCTCGGAGGAGTTCCTCGTCTACAGCGTCGAGACGGGCGGCTACGAGTATATCCAGTACCCGGTCAACGTCGCGCCGTTCGACGACGCCCGCCTCCGGCAGGCGATCAATCACCTGATCCCCCGCGAGCGGATCGTCGAGAACGTGTTCAGCGGCTACGGTCGACCGGCTTGGACTCCGATCCCGCAGTTGGCGCAGGGGAGCGGGACCGCCGACGCCGAGGCTCTGGAGGAGGAGCTCCGACCGATGAACGAGTACAACGTTGAGCGCGCCGAAGAGCTGCTTGAACAGGTCGCCGCGGACAACTGA
- a CDS encoding IS6 family transposase translates to MPENDRLSGCLDEINLEFVEREATPKLLMKLSIQLHLSGLSLSNTVSFLEVFGVDRVRSTVHNWVHKADLQPESDRNPNHVAVDETVIQLDTEQYWLYAAVDPESNDLLHTRLEPTRNNAIADRFFAELREKHDVDDAIFLVDGAAPLQRACRKHGLDFRYERHGNRNSVERVFREVKRRTTSFSNCFSNAEAETANEWLRSFAFAWNQLI, encoded by the coding sequence ATGCCAGAAAACGACCGCCTCAGCGGCTGTTTAGACGAGATCAACTTAGAGTTTGTGGAGCGAGAAGCAACACCGAAGCTGTTGATGAAGCTCAGTATTCAGCTCCATTTGTCTGGACTATCGCTTTCGAATACTGTTTCGTTTCTTGAGGTATTCGGTGTTGATCGAGTTCGATCGACCGTTCATAACTGGGTTCACAAAGCCGACCTACAGCCGGAATCGGATCGGAACCCGAATCACGTCGCGGTTGATGAGACCGTGATTCAACTCGATACTGAGCAATATTGGCTGTACGCTGCTGTCGATCCCGAATCAAATGATCTGCTACACACACGGCTTGAACCGACGAGAAATAACGCGATCGCAGATCGGTTTTTCGCGGAACTCCGCGAAAAACACGACGTAGATGACGCGATCTTTCTCGTTGATGGTGCGGCTCCACTTCAGCGAGCCTGTCGTAAACACGGCCTCGATTTCAGATACGAACGACATGGAAATCGGAACAGCGTCGAACGTGTCTTTCGTGAGGTAAAACGCAGAACTACCAGTTTCTCAAACTGTTTCAGCAACGCCGAAGCAGAAACAGCAAACGAGTGGCTCAGATCCTTTGCCTTCGCATGGAATCAGCTTATCTGA